A region of Thermococcus argininiproducens DNA encodes the following proteins:
- a CDS encoding flippase — MSEVNRALQRIARGAGIIFTGIIISTFFGFLNKAIIARYFSRGEYGVFNMALTVLSISLVIGTLGFGNSLPRQVAIYRERKPSQLKDLISTALFIAILTNVSLAVLLVIGADKVALLFHDERLDYPLRILGISLPFSALTYLLVAISRGFGRVREKVYFQNVTYPTVFFILILTGALLKMGFSYIFFAYVVAQGITLFLLLFDVTRIGLIKVSPSFIPSLGKELIFFSLPLMLTGILAFVMNWTDTLMLGYYLSLEVVGVYNAAAPLARMLPMFLNSAGFLYTPIASQLYAQGRIEEMGRVYQILTKWVFLLTLPIFAVMFLFPEVTINFIFGKEYLGATTALQILALGFMFHTFLGLNGLSLTVIGKPKLNLLGNLIAASLNVILNMLLIPKYGLNGAAIATAVSYFAANASRSFWLYVKSGIHPFGRNYVKPLVISFVLLGIIKSLHLRVPTIWYVIPVLMVFLMAYVFLILLSKSIDKEDIEMILAIEKRLGLDLRVVKKILKRFV; from the coding sequence ATGAGTGAGGTTAACAGGGCTTTACAGAGGATTGCAAGGGGCGCTGGGATAATATTTACTGGAATAATTATTTCGACATTCTTTGGATTTTTAAATAAAGCAATTATTGCTCGATATTTTTCCAGAGGAGAGTATGGTGTCTTTAACATGGCCCTTACTGTTCTTAGTATTTCTCTTGTTATAGGTACTTTAGGGTTTGGGAATTCTCTTCCTAGACAAGTTGCTATATATAGGGAGAGGAAACCTTCCCAATTGAAGGATTTAATATCAACGGCACTTTTTATTGCAATTCTAACTAATGTCTCTTTAGCAGTCTTGTTGGTGATTGGTGCTGATAAAGTGGCCCTGCTTTTTCATGATGAAAGATTGGACTATCCGCTGAGAATACTTGGAATTTCTTTGCCCTTTTCTGCATTGACGTATCTTTTGGTCGCAATTTCTAGAGGCTTTGGGAGGGTTAGAGAGAAAGTCTATTTCCAGAATGTGACCTACCCAACAGTTTTCTTCATCCTGATTCTAACCGGTGCTTTGTTAAAAATGGGGTTCTCATACATATTTTTTGCTTATGTGGTTGCGCAGGGCATAACTTTATTCTTATTGCTCTTTGATGTGACACGAATAGGTCTTATTAAGGTTAGCCCCTCGTTTATACCTTCTTTAGGGAAAGAACTAATATTTTTCTCCTTACCTTTAATGTTAACTGGGATTTTAGCGTTTGTAATGAATTGGACTGATACATTAATGCTTGGTTATTATTTGAGTTTAGAAGTTGTTGGGGTTTATAATGCAGCGGCTCCATTAGCTAGAATGCTCCCTATGTTTTTGAACTCCGCAGGGTTTCTTTACACGCCGATAGCTTCTCAACTTTATGCTCAAGGGAGAATTGAAGAGATGGGTAGAGTTTATCAAATTCTAACAAAGTGGGTGTTTTTATTGACGTTGCCTATTTTTGCTGTGATGTTTCTTTTCCCAGAGGTCACTATTAATTTCATCTTTGGAAAGGAATATTTGGGGGCTACTACCGCTCTTCAAATTCTCGCGTTAGGTTTTATGTTTCACACGTTTTTGGGGTTAAATGGATTGAGTTTGACAGTTATTGGCAAACCCAAGTTAAACCTCCTTGGAAACCTTATTGCAGCTTCCCTCAATGTAATATTAAACATGTTGTTAATTCCTAAATATGGCTTGAATGGGGCTGCCATTGCTACTGCAGTTTCATATTTTGCGGCCAATGCTTCTAGGTCATTTTGGCTTTATGTGAAAAGTGGAATCCATCCGTTTGGTCGGAATTACGTGAAGCCTTTGGTTATTAGCTTTGTTTTACTCGGAATCATCAAGAGTTTGCACTTGAGAGTTCCAACCATATGGTATGTAATTCCAGTTTTGATGGTATTTCTTATGGCCTATGTGTTCTTGATTCTTCTAAGCAAAAGTATAGATAAAGAGGATATTGAGATGATATTGGCAATAGAAAAACGATTAGGGCTTGACCTTAGAGTTGTGAAAAAGATCCTCAAAAGGTTTGTTTGA
- a CDS encoding sulfotransferase family 2 domain-containing protein: MITVKTKSHHLIQRAMRNQTLKWILIHNASLFYRAQGKLNAHFLHVSKTGGTAIKEALSNITTTPKYKIWLHRHHIKLSDIPKGDKVFLFIRDPIDRFISGFYSRKREGKPGHYRPWNSVEKLAFQRFRTPNELAKSLSSPDEEIRNSAFQAMHGIGHVKTFIKDWVGSEEYLLSRKEDFLFIGCQEYLNRDFETLKELLEIPPEMAKLPEDPTRAHKSPTNVDKHLDPEAVKNLLEWYEEDYEVYRTLLMLRMKILRRLGKELLTCEKWKYWKKIARKPK, translated from the coding sequence ATGATAACTGTAAAGACTAAATCTCATCACCTGATACAAAGAGCAATGCGTAATCAAACATTAAAATGGATTTTAATTCATAATGCTTCCTTATTTTACAGGGCTCAAGGCAAGCTCAATGCTCACTTTCTTCATGTCAGCAAAACTGGCGGCACCGCAATAAAAGAAGCTTTATCCAACATTACAACAACACCCAAGTACAAAATTTGGTTACACCGCCACCACATCAAACTTTCTGACATTCCCAAAGGTGATAAGGTCTTTCTCTTTATCCGTGACCCAATTGATAGATTTATAAGTGGTTTTTACAGTAGAAAACGAGAAGGAAAACCTGGACACTACAGACCTTGGAATTCTGTGGAAAAATTGGCATTTCAAAGATTTAGAACTCCCAATGAGCTTGCAAAGAGTTTATCCTCGCCGGATGAAGAAATAAGAAATAGTGCATTCCAGGCAATGCATGGAATTGGACATGTAAAAACATTCATTAAAGATTGGGTGGGTTCAGAAGAATATTTGCTCAGTAGAAAAGAAGACTTCCTATTTATTGGCTGTCAAGAATATCTGAACAGAGATTTTGAAACCCTTAAAGAGCTTCTGGAAATACCCCCCGAAATGGCAAAGCTACCCGAAGACCCCACAAGAGCCCACAAAAGCCCAACTAATGTCGATAAACACCTAGATCCCGAAGCTGTTAAAAATCTCCTCGAATGGTATGAAGAGGATTATGAAGTTTATAGAACCCTTTTAATGCTCAGAATGAAAATTCTGAGAAGATTAGGCAAAGAACTTCTAACTTGTGAAAAATGGAAGTATTGGAAAAAAATCGCCAGAAAACCAAAATAA
- a CDS encoding sulfotransferase domain-containing protein produces the protein MKIPQIRRYNLIHYPIDLISYKLIKHKFNIQDTIIIAGTPRGGTTWFMELLETLPEYKSIFEPFNKKWFPGVKKLNLPPRPYLEPDTENNPLKDYLNLVFTGQTVSRAPRFSLTPRSIKKRLLATKVVVKFIRANRLLPWIINNFKIRATYFLLRHPCATIASQLETGARGYFIPKSASIPKETILKEASQIPQIKENEWLMKKLTTIQSPEEILATIWSLDNYVPLLYLSRHPNAWYTTTYEKLITDFDEEIEKVFEYINEEVPDEVYEKFRKPSATTHDKSHLGTSKQLTKWKKKLSTRQVKNILKVIHWFGLDFYTEHPEPDYDKLRNWKP, from the coding sequence ATGAAAATACCTCAAATAAGAAGATATAACTTGATCCACTATCCAATTGACCTGATTTCGTATAAATTAATTAAACATAAGTTCAATATCCAAGATACCATTATAATTGCAGGAACACCACGAGGAGGAACAACGTGGTTTATGGAACTTCTAGAAACTCTTCCAGAGTATAAGTCAATATTTGAGCCATTCAATAAAAAATGGTTCCCGGGCGTAAAAAAGCTTAATCTACCACCAAGGCCATATTTAGAACCAGATACTGAAAATAACCCCCTTAAAGACTATTTAAATCTCGTTTTTACTGGTCAAACGGTAAGTCGAGCACCAAGATTTTCCTTGACTCCAAGATCCATTAAAAAACGTCTATTAGCAACAAAGGTGGTGGTTAAATTTATACGTGCAAATAGACTTTTGCCATGGATTATTAACAATTTTAAAATAAGAGCCACGTATTTTCTACTCCGCCACCCTTGTGCCACAATAGCTTCCCAACTTGAAACAGGAGCTAGAGGATATTTTATACCAAAATCTGCCTCTATCCCAAAAGAGACAATTCTAAAAGAAGCTTCTCAAATTCCACAGATAAAAGAAAATGAATGGTTAATGAAAAAACTCACTACAATCCAGAGCCCTGAGGAAATCCTTGCAACTATCTGGAGCTTAGATAATTATGTACCCCTCCTTTATCTGAGCAGACATCCAAATGCGTGGTATACCACCACATATGAAAAATTGATCACAGATTTCGATGAAGAGATTGAGAAAGTTTTTGAATACATTAATGAAGAAGTCCCAGACGAAGTCTATGAGAAATTTAGAAAGCCCAGTGCAACAACACACGATAAATCACATTTGGGAACCTCCAAACAACTCACAAAGTGGAAGAAAAAACTATCCACGCGTCAAGTAAAAAACATATTAAAAGTAATTCACTGGTTCGGTTTGGATTTTTACACAGAACATCCAGAGCCTGATTATGATAAGTTAAGGAATTGGAAACCATAG
- a CDS encoding sulfotransferase domain-containing protein encodes MTLPNFIICGTQRGGTSSLYHYLNEHPEILMSSIKEVHYFDLNYNKGLDWYEKHFISSTSNYKAIGEASPSYMYFSEVPERIHELLPDVKLIFILRNPVDRAYSHYWHEVKLGYEKLSFEEAIKIEKERLSNGDIISVRHYSYLDRGKYIEQIRRFKKYFSKDQMLILFTEELRKNPEKVMKTLFEFLEVDPNFKSDLWHKKKANVGRRPRIKEIQSLRGKLHKIKTYDFPRLSIIIKPLIYGIDKINLIPGYPPMNPDTRERLLNYFKKYNRELEKELKRNIHYWYR; translated from the coding sequence ATGACACTCCCAAATTTTATAATTTGTGGAACTCAAAGGGGAGGAACCTCATCTCTATATCACTACCTTAATGAGCATCCAGAGATACTCATGAGCTCGATAAAAGAAGTTCATTATTTTGATTTGAACTACAACAAGGGTCTAGACTGGTATGAAAAGCATTTTATATCTTCTACATCAAATTATAAAGCCATAGGAGAAGCTTCCCCATCATATATGTATTTCTCGGAAGTTCCAGAGAGAATTCATGAATTACTCCCAGATGTCAAACTCATTTTTATCTTAAGAAACCCAGTTGACAGAGCTTATTCCCATTACTGGCACGAAGTTAAACTTGGGTATGAAAAGTTATCATTTGAAGAAGCTATAAAGATAGAAAAAGAAAGGCTATCCAATGGTGACATAATCAGCGTACGGCATTATTCTTACCTAGATCGGGGAAAATACATTGAGCAAATTAGGAGATTTAAAAAATACTTTTCAAAAGACCAGATGTTGATATTGTTTACAGAAGAGCTTAGAAAAAATCCCGAAAAAGTTATGAAAACTCTGTTTGAATTTCTAGAAGTAGATCCCAACTTCAAAAGCGATTTATGGCATAAAAAGAAGGCCAATGTAGGAAGAAGGCCCAGAATCAAAGAAATACAATCTCTCAGAGGCAAATTACACAAAATTAAAACTTACGATTTTCCCAGACTCTCAATTATCATCAAACCACTTATATATGGGATTGATAAAATTAACCTGATCCCCGGATATCCCCCAATGAACCCAGACACTAGAGAAAGACTGTTAAATTACTTTAAAAAATACAACAGGGAATTGGAAAAAGAGCTGAAAAGGAATATCCATTACTGGTACAGATAG
- a CDS encoding alkaline phosphatase family protein, which yields MKKDKKIVIIGLDGANKNTAGFIGLDTKNIHDMLSTIPPYTPPAWTSILTGVNPAKHGIMDFQKIDFKTFTPRLTTSHDVKYYRISELLNMHGLKSILINLPMTYPFDGIRFKKENIIVSDWAAPRQEIYPQRLNEKYQEYLLDPPSSWRKAANLQEYANVVEEYTTTRLNLYYDLLEDYEWDMYFIVFSETDWLSHIFPQILEGKNVHTINPVFQKIKEFIDRAMDIADITFITSDHGFEVKHKIFYVNEALARSGFIKYNHVKATLARFGGKILPKKIIKMFVKTGKTQISFSSDPQKRKAFMTSSPSWGVYLADKTIKEHVKKALKEFPEISNVLSPEEIYNGPHLYSLPDLFIIPEKGVKLSRHIKGKLIEPIYMGDHDLHGIFAPYGEGIKTSITFNSPPTVYDIAPTILHIFGLPIPNDMDGRVLIEIFEEDSEFANREPKYVSPSYYKRTNNEEKLKNVIKELKLKGKI from the coding sequence ATGAAGAAAGATAAAAAAATTGTTATAATTGGATTGGATGGAGCGAATAAAAACACTGCAGGATTTATAGGGTTAGATACAAAAAATATCCATGACATGTTATCGACGATTCCTCCCTACACTCCTCCAGCGTGGACTTCAATCTTAACTGGAGTAAATCCCGCAAAACATGGGATTATGGACTTTCAGAAAATTGACTTCAAGACGTTTACACCAAGACTCACAACTTCTCATGATGTGAAATACTATAGAATATCAGAGCTACTCAATATGCATGGGCTGAAAAGCATTCTTATTAATCTACCAATGACATATCCCTTTGATGGTATTAGATTCAAAAAAGAGAATATAATCGTCTCTGACTGGGCGGCCCCACGACAGGAGATATACCCACAAAGACTCAATGAGAAGTACCAGGAATATTTACTTGACCCACCTTCTTCTTGGAGAAAAGCTGCCAATTTGCAAGAATATGCAAACGTTGTGGAGGAGTACACAACAACTAGACTTAATTTATACTATGATCTGCTAGAAGATTATGAGTGGGATATGTATTTTATCGTATTCAGTGAAACGGATTGGCTATCTCACATATTTCCCCAAATTTTAGAAGGAAAGAATGTTCATACAATAAATCCTGTTTTTCAAAAAATAAAAGAATTTATTGACAGAGCTATGGATATTGCGGATATAACGTTCATTACTAGTGACCATGGATTTGAGGTTAAGCACAAAATTTTCTATGTAAATGAAGCCCTAGCCCGTTCTGGTTTTATAAAATATAATCACGTTAAAGCAACTTTAGCTAGATTTGGCGGAAAAATACTCCCTAAAAAAATTATAAAAATGTTCGTTAAAACTGGAAAAACCCAAATTTCATTCTCCTCTGATCCCCAGAAACGTAAAGCTTTTATGACATCCAGTCCCTCTTGGGGAGTATATTTAGCCGACAAAACCATTAAAGAACACGTGAAGAAAGCACTTAAAGAATTTCCAGAGATTTCCAATGTGTTATCTCCTGAGGAAATATATAATGGGCCCCATTTATATTCACTTCCCGACTTATTTATAATTCCAGAAAAGGGCGTAAAACTGTCACGTCATATCAAAGGAAAACTTATAGAGCCAATTTATATGGGTGATCACGACTTACATGGAATTTTTGCACCCTATGGAGAAGGAATTAAAACATCCATTACCTTTAATAGTCCTCCTACTGTGTACGATATAGCCCCAACAATTCTCCACATTTTTGGTCTGCCTATCCCAAATGATATGGACGGGAGAGTTCTAATAGAAATCTTTGAAGAGGATTCAGAATTCGCAAATAGAGAGCCCAAATATGTTAGTCCAAGTTACTATAAAAGAACGAACAATGAAGAAAAATTAAAAAATGTTATTAAAGAACTTAAATTAAAAGGAAAAATTTAA
- a CDS encoding glycosyltransferase family 4 protein translates to MIKAVLAGPYPYIGQEITGGASAVVFNLYQGFRKYGDKVSIKVLSGTPEAKQDYETYDDIVYIKKPKKAIGSTFLSRYPFRVKTQIQRMDFDVINAHSLDFAYYAITQKKVDKLVFTLHGVTWEEKKYLPKWSQIGWDILYVKRLKRVLNELKYLVAINPYVREVVNGKTNATIFDIPNPVPEEFFKIPTDMTEENRMFYIGVIGKRKNLFTLIKALPYVRKEVKDFKLVIAGKVRDKTYFQQIQNHITKHGLSENVEFLGTISEERKYEEFSKMSFLILPSFQETAPMVISEAFAAGKPVIASNVGGAQYMTGDNERGLLIDPFNEMDIAEKILYFLENPDEVKKMGRKAKRYAEMEHSLKNVIKRYEVAYEEISNQT, encoded by the coding sequence ATGATCAAAGCCGTATTGGCAGGCCCATACCCATACATCGGCCAAGAGATTACTGGAGGCGCTTCTGCAGTAGTATTTAACCTCTATCAGGGGTTTCGTAAATATGGAGATAAGGTTTCGATTAAAGTTCTCAGTGGAACTCCAGAAGCCAAACAAGACTATGAAACCTATGATGATATTGTGTATATAAAAAAGCCCAAAAAAGCCATAGGGAGTACATTCCTGTCCAGATACCCATTTAGAGTAAAAACACAGATACAAAGAATGGACTTCGACGTGATAAATGCTCATTCCCTAGATTTTGCATACTATGCTATCACCCAAAAAAAGGTGGATAAGTTGGTTTTTACGTTACACGGAGTGACATGGGAAGAGAAAAAGTATCTGCCAAAATGGAGTCAGATAGGGTGGGATATCCTATATGTAAAGCGCCTAAAAAGAGTATTAAATGAGTTAAAATATCTTGTGGCAATTAACCCCTACGTAAGAGAGGTCGTAAACGGTAAAACCAATGCAACGATTTTTGACATTCCAAACCCAGTGCCCGAGGAATTTTTTAAAATCCCCACAGACATGACTGAGGAAAATAGAATGTTCTATATCGGAGTGATTGGGAAAAGAAAGAACTTATTTACATTAATAAAGGCTCTTCCCTACGTGAGAAAAGAAGTTAAAGATTTTAAACTTGTAATTGCCGGAAAAGTAAGAGATAAAACTTACTTCCAACAAATACAAAATCATATTACCAAACATGGGTTGTCAGAGAACGTTGAATTTCTGGGAACAATAAGTGAAGAAAGAAAATACGAAGAGTTCTCTAAAATGAGTTTCTTAATTTTGCCCTCTTTCCAAGAAACGGCCCCCATGGTTATATCGGAAGCATTTGCCGCTGGAAAACCTGTGATAGCTTCTAACGTTGGTGGAGCCCAATATATGACAGGGGATAATGAGAGAGGACTCTTAATTGACCCCTTTAACGAAATGGATATTGCAGAGAAGATACTATACTTCCTAGAAAACCCGGATGAAGTCAAAAAAATGGGGAGAAAAGCCAAAAGATATGCAGAAATGGAACATTCATTAAAGAACGTCATTAAAAGGTATGAGGTGGCTTATGAAGAGATATCTAATCAAACATAG
- a CDS encoding sulfatase, protein MSEIKKVLLITIDCLRGDHLHYNGYERNVTPTIDKLAKEGSNFFMAFSNGPHTHYSFPSILTSTYPLMFEGPKIGAGRITLAEVMKMLGFKTVGLNSNPFLSEYFGYGKGFDIFNDFLSGEEAKKKSSLAVKLRKKIPKGSVIYRFLQFADKYRAIKNRKTPYITADELRARVIDYLEKYKDEKLFLWAHFMDAHYPYLPDKDIMEKLGFKDVSDFKKARLFTKMLNAPEKVTPEEAQILINLYDAQIYTIDQEIKKILEYLDENGLLNETLIVITADHGEEFGEHEDFTHRVDKDKPTLYNVHIHVPLIFYSGSWEYQDVKPNVSLMDLAPTIVDIVSGQKVKKFMGKSLLPLMGGEEEGHRAFYSEHEYQESEIVGNIMKERKKAIAYVEYPYKLIYYEGDNSYQLYNFEDDPEERNNLINDPNSQEIVSYMKNKIREHLKEIEMSKLRIKMKRLKL, encoded by the coding sequence ATGAGTGAAATCAAAAAAGTACTGCTTATCACAATTGACTGTCTTCGTGGTGATCACCTTCACTATAACGGTTATGAGAGAAATGTCACCCCCACAATAGACAAACTTGCCAAAGAAGGCTCAAACTTCTTCATGGCCTTCTCAAACGGCCCGCACACACACTACTCGTTTCCATCAATTTTAACATCCACATATCCCCTGATGTTTGAGGGTCCCAAAATAGGAGCGGGAAGAATAACTTTAGCCGAAGTCATGAAAATGCTTGGATTTAAAACAGTGGGATTAAATTCCAATCCATTTTTATCCGAATACTTTGGGTATGGAAAGGGATTTGATATTTTCAACGACTTTCTGAGTGGAGAAGAAGCCAAGAAGAAGAGTTCTCTGGCTGTAAAGTTAAGAAAGAAAATTCCAAAGGGAAGTGTGATTTATAGATTCCTTCAGTTTGCTGATAAATACAGGGCGATAAAAAACCGCAAAACCCCGTACATTACGGCGGATGAACTTAGAGCAAGGGTTATTGATTATCTTGAAAAGTACAAGGATGAAAAACTCTTTCTATGGGCCCATTTTATGGATGCCCATTATCCCTACCTCCCAGATAAAGATATAATGGAGAAACTTGGTTTCAAAGATGTGAGTGACTTCAAAAAAGCAAGGCTCTTCACCAAGATGCTCAACGCCCCAGAGAAAGTTACCCCAGAGGAAGCCCAGATTTTAATCAACCTTTACGATGCCCAAATTTACACAATAGATCAAGAGATTAAGAAAATCCTCGAGTATCTTGATGAGAATGGATTGCTCAATGAAACACTAATTGTAATCACCGCAGACCATGGGGAAGAATTTGGCGAACATGAAGACTTCACCCACAGAGTCGATAAAGACAAACCAACGCTCTACAACGTCCACATTCATGTGCCTCTGATATTTTACAGTGGAAGCTGGGAATACCAGGATGTTAAGCCTAATGTCTCACTAATGGATCTTGCCCCAACCATTGTAGATATTGTCTCTGGTCAGAAAGTGAAGAAATTTATGGGGAAGAGTTTATTACCCTTAATGGGTGGAGAAGAAGAGGGACATAGGGCATTCTACTCGGAGCATGAATACCAGGAGAGCGAGATCGTAGGCAACATCATGAAAGAGAGAAAGAAAGCAATTGCATACGTTGAATATCCCTACAAACTGATCTATTATGAAGGGGACAACAGCTATCAACTTTACAATTTTGAGGACGATCCAGAGGAGAGAAATAATTTAATTAATGACCCGAACTCCCAAGAGATTGTTTCATACATGAAAAATAAGATTAGAGAGCATTTGAAAGAGATAGAAATGTCTAAACTCAGGATTAAAATGAAAAGGTTAAAGTTATGA
- a CDS encoding glycosyltransferase family 4 protein, whose protein sequence is MNILFLASNFPDPVNKTWAPWNKSAVDSVLEFANPVVIAPRPFAPPFSKFAQIPNQDLSYGYPVYYPRFLYPLPKSLFYCITGELYRYSVSKFITKSLKRGEIAKPDIIHALHPYLDGYGGIPIAKKLNTPVIVTVHSPNNLNICSKNVLSTLQAADKVITIAEFLKRTLINLGISEEKIEHISLGVDPNEFKPLKREDSKIVIQKYGITPENMIVLYVGQLIPRKNVKTLLHAIPVVLQRLSQEVKKNIKFVIVGGGPEEKKLQKLALELNIRDYVIFTGRVPFNELKEWYGIADVFVLPSLSEGKPVAIYEAMSSECAIIASNINGIPEQVFDNVNGFLINPSDTQDLAEKIIYLLENQQELERMKKESRQLLFRLGYTWESYGENIKQIYNSLMPQNI, encoded by the coding sequence ATGAATATCCTCTTCCTAGCGTCCAACTTCCCAGATCCAGTGAACAAAACGTGGGCACCTTGGAACAAAAGCGCAGTTGACAGTGTTTTAGAATTTGCAAACCCTGTGGTAATAGCTCCAAGGCCCTTCGCTCCCCCATTTTCCAAATTTGCCCAGATTCCAAACCAAGACCTCTCTTATGGTTATCCTGTATACTATCCAAGATTTTTGTATCCCCTTCCAAAATCCCTCTTTTATTGCATTACCGGGGAGCTTTACAGATATTCTGTTAGCAAATTCATCACGAAAAGCTTGAAGAGAGGGGAAATTGCAAAGCCAGATATTATCCACGCTTTACATCCTTATCTTGACGGATACGGAGGCATCCCCATAGCAAAAAAGCTGAATACCCCAGTCATAGTAACAGTACACAGCCCAAACAATCTTAACATATGCTCAAAAAATGTCCTTTCAACACTCCAAGCTGCAGATAAAGTCATAACAATTGCAGAATTCCTTAAAAGAACCCTAATAAATTTGGGCATCTCTGAGGAAAAAATTGAACACATAAGCCTTGGAGTTGACCCCAATGAATTTAAGCCTCTAAAGCGGGAGGACTCAAAAATCGTTATTCAAAAGTATGGAATCACTCCTGAGAACATGATAGTGCTGTATGTCGGCCAGCTGATACCGAGAAAGAACGTCAAAACCCTCTTGCATGCAATTCCAGTAGTTTTACAAAGACTTTCCCAAGAAGTTAAGAAGAACATCAAATTTGTCATTGTTGGAGGCGGCCCCGAAGAGAAAAAATTACAAAAGCTGGCCCTAGAGCTAAATATTAGGGACTATGTTATTTTCACCGGCAGAGTTCCATTTAATGAGCTCAAAGAGTGGTATGGGATTGCAGACGTATTTGTCCTACCCAGCCTCTCCGAAGGGAAGCCCGTAGCAATCTACGAAGCCATGAGCAGTGAATGTGCAATCATAGCATCCAACATAAACGGAATCCCAGAGCAAGTTTTTGACAACGTGAATGGATTCCTCATAAATCCAAGTGATACCCAAGATCTTGCAGAGAAAATTATCTATTTACTGGAAAACCAGCAAGAACTGGAGAGAATGAAAAAGGAGAGTCGACAGTTATTATTTAGGCTCGGCTACACCTGGGAAAGCTATGGAGAAAATATAAAGCAAATTTATAATTCTCTGATGCCGCAAAACATATAA
- a CDS encoding prenyltransferase/squalene oxidase repeat-containing protein produces the protein MEKGIEKYLYSLENSTSQHLIIEEDTAYIKDPVFGIVRNRVSAEYLKSIIRLHGEKKREVIQKLVNFLLLRQNPNGSWNEIHPNYNQESALVTSFVGEALLLSLPYLESQLKETIQKALIKARDFVLSSEVEPGYFLKSKLYRADYLNVDATCGAFLAQYYKVFNDGEALEGAKRAAKRVCDFQETDGSFPYTVTKGNQQHHLKVPCIHYQGVTLYYLSKIHEVIQEEWLKECMLKGAQWLSKAQKDNGRFDWSKSGLMFAYYLTGAYAFGIASFLYTSKWDEHYLENARKSLPILKENTPDIALRWERGNWPGFPTDVLTSFKSAWIGDYALTHKLFRFGYAIYRQIARRRFSKEVKDDMLFKIVTKLLGIKASTIEPSKNFPDMFMTSEILDCLTYSLKLLEGEFK, from the coding sequence ATGGAGAAGGGCATTGAAAAATATCTGTACTCATTGGAGAATAGCACAAGTCAGCATCTGATAATTGAAGAAGATACTGCATACATAAAAGACCCCGTGTTTGGAATTGTGAGAAATAGGGTTAGTGCTGAATACCTAAAATCCATAATCAGACTTCATGGAGAGAAGAAAAGAGAAGTCATTCAAAAACTCGTGAATTTTCTCTTACTAAGACAGAACCCCAATGGTTCATGGAATGAAATCCATCCAAATTACAATCAAGAATCCGCCCTTGTAACATCATTTGTGGGAGAAGCCCTGCTTTTATCATTACCATACTTGGAGAGCCAGCTTAAAGAAACGATTCAAAAGGCCTTAATAAAAGCACGAGATTTCGTTCTTTCCAGCGAGGTAGAACCTGGATACTTCCTAAAGTCCAAGCTATATAGGGCAGACTACCTTAACGTTGATGCCACCTGCGGGGCATTTTTGGCCCAATATTACAAGGTTTTTAATGACGGAGAAGCCCTAGAAGGTGCAAAGAGAGCTGCCAAGAGAGTATGTGATTTCCAAGAGACCGATGGTTCCTTCCCATATACTGTAACAAAAGGAAACCAACAACATCACCTAAAAGTCCCATGCATCCACTATCAAGGGGTTACCCTTTATTACCTCTCAAAAATTCATGAGGTTATTCAAGAAGAATGGCTCAAAGAATGCATGCTCAAAGGAGCTCAATGGCTTTCAAAGGCCCAAAAAGATAATGGAAGGTTTGATTGGTCAAAAAGTGGCCTCATGTTTGCTTATTACCTAACAGGGGCCTATGCTTTTGGAATTGCATCCTTCCTATACACCTCCAAATGGGATGAGCATTACCTAGAGAATGCAAGGAAATCACTACCCATCTTAAAAGAAAACACCCCGGATATAGCTCTTAGATGGGAAAGAGGGAACTGGCCAGGTTTCCCAACAGATGTCCTAACTTCATTCAAAAGCGCTTGGATTGGAGATTATGCATTAACACATAAACTATTTAGGTTTGGCTACGCTATTTACAGACAGATAGCGAGGAGAAGGTTCTCCAAGGAAGTAAAGGACGACATGCTCTTTAAAATTGTAACAAAGCTTTTAGGCATAAAGGCCTCAACGATTGAACCTTCTAAGAACTTTCCGGATATGTTTATGACGTCTGAAATTCTTGATTGTTTGACCTATTCATTAAAGCTTCTTGAGGGTGAATTCAAATGA